One genomic window of Kaistia geumhonensis includes the following:
- the truA gene encoding tRNA pseudouridine(38-40) synthase TruA, producing the protein MPRYRILVEYDGRPYAGWQRQANAPSVQQTLEEAILRFSGEAAVTKGAGRTDSGVHATGQVAHFDLSGVWTGLRIRDAMNAQLRPAPIAVIEAAPVPDSFDARRSATKRHYLYRVLDRRAPAALDIDRVWDVRRRLDIEAMREGAKLLLGKHDFTTFRSADCQAKSPLKTLDSLEIHRAGDEVLFEVSARSFLHNQVRSMVGTLKKVGEGKWPPSAVGDVLEARDRKACGPVAPPGGLYLVRVEYGFLQAEEPVDDLAEDDA; encoded by the coding sequence ATGCCTCGCTATCGAATCCTCGTCGAATATGACGGCCGGCCATATGCCGGCTGGCAGCGGCAGGCGAATGCTCCCTCGGTGCAGCAGACGCTCGAGGAGGCGATCCTGCGTTTTTCCGGCGAGGCAGCGGTCACCAAGGGCGCCGGCCGGACGGATTCGGGCGTTCATGCGACCGGCCAGGTCGCACATTTTGACCTTTCCGGCGTCTGGACGGGGCTGCGTATCCGCGACGCGATGAACGCGCAGCTGCGGCCGGCGCCGATCGCCGTCATCGAGGCGGCGCCTGTTCCCGACAGCTTCGATGCGCGTCGTTCGGCGACCAAGCGTCATTATCTCTATCGCGTGCTCGACCGCCGCGCCCCGGCGGCGCTCGACATCGACCGGGTCTGGGACGTACGGCGGCGCCTCGACATCGAGGCGATGCGCGAGGGGGCGAAGCTTCTCCTCGGCAAGCACGACTTCACCACCTTCCGCTCGGCGGACTGCCAGGCGAAGAGCCCGCTCAAGACGCTCGATTCTCTGGAGATCCATCGCGCCGGCGACGAGGTGCTGTTCGAGGTCTCGGCGCGCTCCTTCCTGCACAACCAGGTGCGGTCCATGGTGGGCACGCTGAAGAAGGTGGGCGAAGGGAAATGGCCGCCCTCGGCAGTCGGCGATGTGCTTGAGGCGCGCGACCGCAAGGCCTGCGGGCCGGTGGCCCCGCCCGGCGGGCTCTATCTCGTCCGGGTGGAGTATGGCTTTCTACAGGCCGAAGAGCCGGTCGATGACCTGGCTGAGGACGATGCTTAG
- the fmt gene encoding methionyl-tRNA formyltransferase, protein MSLRIAFMGTPDFAVPTLTEIVGQGHEVVACYTRAPKAAGRGMEERKSPVHLVAERFGIPVFTPRSLKGEEEQAAFTALDLDVAVVVAYGLILPKPVLDAPRDGCLNLHASLLPRWRGAAPIHRAIMAGDAETGVMVMQMEEGLDTGPVAMAERIAIPADATTGDLHDRLARLGADLMVRALAALSRGALASQAQAESGVTYASKIDKGEARIDWSRDARAVHDHIRGLSPFPGAWCEMELSGKTERVKILRSTAGEGSGPPGTVLDDRLTIACGSDAVRLVELQRAGGKPLSAEAFLRGATIGAGARLS, encoded by the coding sequence ATGAGCCTCCGCATCGCCTTCATGGGCACGCCGGATTTCGCGGTGCCGACGCTGACGGAGATCGTCGGCCAGGGCCATGAGGTCGTCGCCTGCTACACGCGGGCGCCAAAAGCCGCCGGACGGGGCATGGAGGAGCGGAAGTCGCCGGTCCATCTCGTCGCCGAGCGCTTCGGCATTCCCGTCTTCACGCCGCGCTCGCTGAAGGGCGAGGAGGAGCAGGCGGCGTTCACGGCACTCGATCTGGATGTCGCCGTCGTCGTCGCCTATGGCCTCATCCTGCCGAAGCCGGTGCTCGACGCGCCGCGCGATGGCTGCCTCAATCTGCATGCCTCGCTGCTGCCCCGCTGGCGCGGCGCTGCGCCCATCCATCGCGCGATCATGGCCGGCGACGCCGAGACGGGCGTCATGGTCATGCAGATGGAGGAGGGGCTCGACACCGGTCCGGTGGCCATGGCCGAGCGGATCGCCATTCCCGCCGATGCGACGACCGGCGACCTGCATGACCGCCTCGCCCGGCTCGGTGCCGATCTCATGGTACGGGCGCTGGCGGCGCTGTCCCGCGGCGCGCTGGCGAGCCAGGCTCAGGCGGAATCCGGCGTCACCTATGCGTCGAAGATCGACAAGGGCGAAGCGCGGATCGACTGGTCGCGCGACGCTCGCGCCGTTCACGACCATATCCGCGGCCTGTCGCCTTTTCCGGGCGCCTGGTGCGAGATGGAGCTTTCGGGCAAGACCGAGCGCGTGAAAATCCTTCGCTCGACCGCCGGTGAAGGAAGCGGGCCGCCCGGGACTGTGCTGGATGATCGGCTGACGATCGCCTGCGGCAGCGATGCCGTCCGCCTCGTCGAACTTCAGCGGGCCGGCGGCAAGCCGCTCTCGGCGGAAGCGTTCCTGCGCGGTGCGACGATCGGCGCCGGCGCGCGCCTTTCCTGA